The Candidatus Scalindua japonica genome window below encodes:
- a CDS encoding transposase gives MTRQLRIEYEGAFYHVLSRGNERKEIFRDDKDRSLFTEILGEMSARFSVDIFAYVLMGNHYHLLLRTNRPNISKSMQWLAGHGVTS, from the coding sequence ATGACAAGGCAATTGCGCATTGAATATGAGGGTGCATTTTATCACGTTCTATCGCGAGGGAACGAGCGAAAAGAGATTTTCCGGGATGATAAAGACCGTAGCTTGTTTACAGAAATACTTGGTGAAATGTCTGCAAGGTTTTCTGTTGACATCTTTGCATATGTACTCATGGGCAATCACTATCATTTATTGCTCAGGACCAACAGACCAAATATATCGAAAAGCATGCAGTGGTTAGCAGGTCATGGTGTCACATCTTGA
- a CDS encoding transposase: protein MTRQLRIEYEGAFYHVLSRGNERKEIFRDDKDRSLFTEIMGEMSARFSVDIFAYVLMSNHYHLLLRINRPNISKSMQWLGVTYTRRFNIRHSRSGHLFQGRFKSFLIENDKYLLALSC from the coding sequence ATGACAAGGCAATTGCGCATTGAATATGAGGGTGCATTTTATCACGTTCTATCGCGAGGGAACGAGCGGAAAGAGATTTTCCGTGATGATAAAGACCGTAGTTTGTTTACCGAAATAATGGGGGAAATGTCTGCAAGGTTTTCCGTTGATATCTTTGCATATGTACTTATGAGCAATCACTATCATCTATTGCTCAGGATTAACAGACCAAATATATCGAAAAGCATGCAGTGGTTAGGAGTTACCTATACACGACGGTTTAACATAAGGCATAGTCGTAGCGGGCATTTATTTCAGGGGAGGTTCAAATCATTTCTCATTGAAAATGATAAATATCTTTTAGCACTTTCTTGTTAA
- a CDS encoding putative transposase yields MIEPKLSQRKTTRVLLRQIFSTEVDIEPDRENKILNVSLHSLSNERSNKIALKLCKQLNEIETVFPGTEMRLVYKLVSL; encoded by the coding sequence ATGATCGAGCCAAAACTATCACAGAGGAAGACAACAAGGGTGTTGTTACGGCAGATATTTTCGACAGAAGTAGACATTGAACCAGACAGAGAAAACAAGATATTAAATGTATCACTTCATAGTCTAAGCAATGAGAGGTCAAACAAAATAGCACTTAAACTTTGCAAGCAACTCAATGAAATAGAAACAGTTTTTCCTGGCACAGAAATGCGGCTTGTTTACAAATTGGTCTCCTTGTAA